The following proteins are encoded in a genomic region of Pirellulales bacterium:
- a CDS encoding molybdopterin-dependent oxidoreductase gives MLRHVPVTLCLLVSLLPCRSGVAASAEPAKLTIVDEQGQAHELSALDLAKLPRRTVSLPDEPGTTIEYRGVQLADVLTHCGVVLGKEVRGPRVASYVLVEATDGYRVLLAIAEIDPATTDKVVLLADQKDNIALPDREGPFRLVIPDDKRPVRWIRMIKRISVRKVPAD, from the coding sequence ATGCTCCGACACGTTCCTGTCACGCTGTGCCTGCTCGTCTCCCTTCTCCCTTGCAGATCGGGAGTCGCCGCCAGCGCCGAGCCCGCCAAGCTCACTATCGTCGACGAGCAAGGGCAAGCGCATGAACTATCGGCGCTTGATCTGGCAAAGTTGCCGCGCCGCACGGTCAGCTTGCCGGACGAACCCGGCACGACCATCGAATACCGAGGCGTGCAGTTGGCGGACGTCCTGACACACTGCGGAGTGGTACTGGGCAAAGAGGTGCGCGGTCCGCGCGTGGCCAGCTACGTGTTGGTCGAGGCCACGGACGGATATCGCGTGCTGTTGGCCATTGCCGAAATCGATCCCGCCACGACGGACAAGGTCGTCCTGCTGGCGGATCAAAAAGACAATATCGCGCTGCCCGACCGCGAGGGGCCCTTCCGCCTCGTCATTCCCGACGACAAGCGTCCTGTGCGTTGGATTCGCATGATTAAGCGGATTAGCGTGCGTAAGGTGCCCGCAGACTGA
- a CDS encoding PEP-CTERM sorting domain-containing protein, with the protein MKLLPIRSIRLATCGLILLATAPLTAATVWNETSDGDISNNRLTPTAVTLGVGGNDVIGSVVGSPSDIDYLTINVPAGDKLSQIVLESFTSTDQKGFIGILHGSTFTEPAVGTNVANLLGYTHFGPGAGNVGLDILPSMGTGPGAQGFTAPLATGNYTLWIQQLGALTSYDFNFVVSPVPEPSTWALAGTAAGLYALVFRRRQART; encoded by the coding sequence ATGAAGCTATTACCTATTCGTTCGATTCGACTAGCCACCTGCGGCCTGATCCTGCTTGCCACGGCACCACTGACGGCCGCCACGGTATGGAACGAAACATCCGACGGAGACATTTCGAATAATCGCCTGACGCCCACCGCCGTAACCTTGGGTGTCGGCGGTAACGACGTGATCGGATCGGTCGTGGGCAGTCCTAGCGACATCGATTACCTGACGATCAACGTTCCCGCCGGCGACAAGCTGTCACAAATCGTTCTCGAATCGTTCACGTCGACCGATCAGAAGGGCTTTATCGGCATTCTGCACGGCAGCACGTTTACCGAGCCCGCCGTTGGCACGAACGTCGCGAACTTGCTCGGCTACACGCACTTCGGCCCGGGCGCCGGCAATGTCGGCCTGGACATTCTTCCCTCGATGGGAACGGGCCCCGGAGCGCAAGGTTTCACCGCGCCGCTTGCGACCGGTAATTACACGCTGTGGATTCAACAGCTCGGCGCACTAACCAGCTACGACTTCAACTTCGTCGTCAGCCCTGTCCCCGAGCCCTCCACCTGGGCATTGGCGGGCACAGCAGCAGGTCTCTATGCACTCGTCTTTCGCCGCCGTCAGGCCCGGACATAG
- a CDS encoding class I tRNA ligase family protein — protein sequence MSTTTSQQELPKQYHHAGPEERWYRLWTERGYFHSEPDPRRKPYTIVIPPPNVTGALHLGHALNNTIQDILIRSKRMQGYNALYMPGTDHAGIATQAVVERRLLQEEKLSRHDLGREKLVARIWDWKNDYERRILGQLKRLGCSCDWQRTRFTLDDVCARAVRHTFFTFFKQNLIYRGRRLVNWDTFLQTAVSDDEVFHEAVAGHFWHLKYPVVAPQAGEPTHVTIATTRPETMLGDTAVAVHPDPGKALDAAEAELVQKLADAGEKQRPEIQAQIDALAERRRTVLPLLLKLRDMARAGRRLMLPLLNREIPLVADEWAKPEMGSGCVKITPAHDPNDYEVGKRQSLPMINILNIDGTLNDNAGPYVKLTIAKARERVVADMEAAGLLAEVEDREIELAHSDRSKTPIEPLLADQWFVRMQDLAQSAMDAVSDGRVKIVPGRYANGYLDWLGEKRDWPISRQLWWGHQIPIWYAPGAKEDDLKRAFAGRDDVVWQRDPEHDRYLICAREEDLVEDAVPGCQLAREADVLDTWFSSALWPHSTLGWPEQTPELAYYYPTSALVTSRDIITLWVARMVLTGLHNVGEVPFREVFIHPKILDGFGETMSKSKGNGVDPVDVMEKFGADALRFGLAYLTTETQDVRMPVEFECPHCGALVEQTKKNRVLPRVPCKQCGKEFATQWAEKAADVALPRGAVVSDRFELARNFCNKLWNAARFVLMNLEGYTPGAVDDGELVTEDRWILSRLATVTEGVTAAFDAYHFADATRLLYEFAWDEFCSFYLEMVKARLQDPATRPSAQRVLAHTLDALLRLLHPVIPFITEEIWQLLNGAAPQRGLDTQSLPAESVMIATWPTVDKHRQDAESEARFARFQEVLGGLREIRSRQNLPPRTEIRFALRCEPDVAALLEPMSGYFESMAKAQAVAWGPQVTAPATSANTMLRSGELFVDLAGLIDIEAEIARNQKERERLLGAIASKEKKLANASFVERAPAEVVEAERRSLAEQHERLAATDAALTALEAQRPK from the coding sequence ATGTCGACGACAACTAGTCAGCAGGAACTTCCCAAGCAGTATCATCACGCCGGTCCCGAAGAGCGCTGGTATCGCCTGTGGACCGAGCGCGGTTACTTTCATAGCGAGCCCGATCCGCGGCGCAAGCCCTACACGATCGTTATCCCACCGCCGAACGTGACCGGCGCGCTGCATTTGGGGCATGCCCTGAACAATACGATTCAGGACATCCTGATCCGCAGCAAGCGAATGCAAGGCTACAACGCCTTGTACATGCCGGGCACCGATCATGCCGGCATCGCCACGCAGGCCGTGGTTGAACGCCGATTGCTGCAAGAGGAAAAGCTGTCGCGTCACGATCTGGGGCGCGAAAAACTCGTCGCCCGCATCTGGGATTGGAAGAACGATTACGAGCGGCGCATCCTGGGCCAGCTCAAGCGGCTGGGCTGTAGCTGCGACTGGCAACGGACGCGCTTCACGCTCGACGACGTGTGTGCGCGGGCCGTGCGGCATACGTTCTTTACGTTCTTCAAGCAAAACCTGATCTATCGCGGCCGTCGGCTCGTGAACTGGGACACGTTCCTGCAAACTGCGGTGAGCGACGACGAGGTTTTTCACGAGGCCGTGGCCGGGCATTTCTGGCATTTGAAGTATCCCGTTGTCGCGCCGCAGGCCGGCGAGCCGACACACGTGACGATCGCCACGACCCGACCTGAAACGATGCTCGGCGATACGGCCGTGGCCGTGCATCCCGATCCGGGCAAGGCGCTCGACGCTGCCGAGGCCGAGCTAGTGCAGAAGTTGGCCGACGCCGGCGAGAAGCAGCGGCCCGAGATTCAAGCACAGATCGATGCGCTGGCTGAACGGCGTCGCACGGTGCTGCCCTTGCTTTTGAAGCTGCGCGACATGGCGCGGGCCGGCCGGCGATTGATGCTGCCGCTATTGAATCGCGAGATTCCGCTGGTCGCGGACGAATGGGCCAAGCCCGAGATGGGAAGCGGCTGCGTGAAGATCACGCCGGCCCACGATCCCAACGACTACGAGGTGGGGAAGCGGCAGTCGTTGCCGATGATCAACATTCTGAATATCGACGGCACGCTGAACGACAATGCCGGGCCGTACGTGAAACTGACGATCGCCAAGGCCCGCGAACGCGTGGTGGCCGACATGGAAGCGGCCGGTTTGCTGGCCGAGGTCGAAGATCGCGAGATCGAGCTGGCGCATTCCGATCGCTCGAAGACGCCGATCGAGCCGTTGCTGGCCGATCAATGGTTCGTGCGCATGCAGGACTTGGCCCAATCCGCGATGGACGCCGTCAGCGACGGCCGCGTGAAGATCGTGCCCGGCCGGTACGCCAATGGCTATCTCGATTGGCTGGGTGAAAAGCGCGATTGGCCGATCAGCCGGCAATTGTGGTGGGGACATCAGATTCCGATCTGGTACGCTCCGGGCGCGAAAGAGGATGACCTGAAACGCGCCTTCGCCGGCCGGGACGATGTCGTATGGCAGCGTGACCCGGAACACGACCGCTACTTGATTTGCGCGCGCGAAGAAGACCTGGTCGAGGACGCTGTGCCTGGTTGCCAGCTCGCGCGCGAAGCCGACGTGCTGGACACGTGGTTCAGCTCGGCATTGTGGCCTCATTCGACGTTGGGCTGGCCGGAACAGACGCCGGAGTTGGCGTATTACTATCCCACGAGCGCGCTAGTCACGAGTCGTGACATAATCACACTGTGGGTGGCGAGGATGGTGCTCACCGGTTTGCACAACGTGGGCGAGGTGCCGTTCCGCGAGGTGTTCATTCACCCCAAGATTCTCGACGGCTTTGGCGAGACGATGAGCAAGTCGAAGGGGAACGGCGTTGACCCGGTCGACGTCATGGAGAAGTTCGGCGCCGATGCGTTGCGGTTCGGGCTGGCGTACCTGACGACCGAGACGCAGGACGTGCGGATGCCGGTCGAGTTCGAATGCCCGCACTGCGGCGCCCTGGTCGAGCAGACGAAGAAGAATCGCGTTTTACCGCGCGTGCCGTGCAAACAGTGCGGCAAAGAGTTCGCCACGCAATGGGCCGAAAAGGCGGCCGACGTGGCTCTGCCGCGCGGAGCCGTAGTGAGCGATCGGTTCGAGCTCGCGCGGAATTTCTGCAACAAGCTGTGGAATGCCGCGCGTTTCGTGCTGATGAACCTGGAAGGATACACGCCGGGCGCGGTCGACGACGGCGAACTAGTGACCGAAGATCGCTGGATTCTCAGCCGGCTGGCGACCGTGACCGAAGGAGTGACCGCGGCGTTTGATGCGTATCACTTCGCGGACGCGACGCGGTTGCTTTATGAGTTCGCCTGGGACGAGTTCTGCAGCTTTTACCTGGAAATGGTGAAAGCCCGATTGCAAGATCCAGCCACTCGCCCGAGCGCGCAGCGCGTGCTGGCGCACACGCTCGATGCGCTATTGCGTTTACTGCACCCGGTGATCCCGTTTATCACTGAAGAAATCTGGCAATTACTGAATGGCGCTGCGCCTCAGCGTGGACTGGACACACAATCATTACCGGCCGAAAGCGTGATGATCGCCACCTGGCCGACCGTGGACAAACACCGGCAGGACGCCGAGAGCGAAGCCCGCTTCGCCCGGTTTCAGGAAGTGCTGGGGGGCTTGCGCGAGATTCGCAGCCGGCAGAATCTGCCGCCGCGCACCGAGATTCGCTTCGCGCTGCGCTGCGAGCCGGATGTGGCGGCATTGCTCGAACCGATGTCGGGATATTTCGAATCGATGGCCAAGGCGCAAGCCGTGGCCTGGGGTCCGCAGGTCACGGCCCCCGCGACGAGCGCTAACACGATGCTGCGATCGGGCGAGTTGTTCGTCGACTTGGCCGGACTGATCGATATCGAGGCCGAGATCGCGCGCAACCAGAAAGAGCGCGAGCGCCTTTTGGGTGCCATTGCCAGCAAAGAGAAGAAGCTTGCCAACGCCAGTTTTGTCGAGCGGGCGCCGGCCGAAGTGGTCGAGGCGGAACGCCGCTCGTTGGCCGAACAGCACGAACGACTGGCGGCGACGGACGCGGCATTAACGGCGCTCGAGGCGCAGCGGCCCAAGTAG
- a CDS encoding nucleoside deaminase: MIVSMGNAMLVWFTLSRRASRWALLVSVVAILGTGCTPKSPPAATPAKAPQVDLPFDHDQYMQAAIEQAQEVPELPFGAVLVDTRSGEIVARGHNRSGENPTFHGEIDVINRCAASGQAIDWSTLALYTTAEPCPMCQGAIEWAGIGYVVYGTSITTLQKLDWWQIDIRADEVIRRTPFRQTKILGGVLEQECDALFRAVPKGKYRTKE, translated from the coding sequence ATGATTGTTTCGATGGGTAACGCCATGTTGGTTTGGTTCACTCTTTCACGGCGCGCTTCGAGATGGGCATTGCTGGTCAGTGTCGTTGCAATTCTGGGGACCGGATGCACACCGAAATCGCCACCCGCGGCGACCCCCGCAAAAGCGCCGCAGGTCGATTTGCCGTTCGACCATGATCAATACATGCAGGCTGCGATCGAGCAGGCGCAAGAAGTTCCCGAGCTTCCGTTCGGAGCGGTGCTTGTCGATACTCGCTCGGGCGAGATCGTGGCCCGCGGTCACAATCGTTCGGGCGAGAATCCGACGTTTCATGGCGAGATCGATGTGATCAACCGCTGCGCCGCCTCGGGGCAGGCGATCGATTGGTCGACGCTCGCACTCTATACCACGGCCGAGCCGTGCCCCATGTGCCAGGGTGCCATCGAATGGGCCGGCATCGGTTACGTCGTTTATGGCACCTCGATCACGACGTTGCAAAAGCTCGATTGGTGGCAGATCGACATCCGCGCGGACGAAGTGATCCGTCGCACGCCGTTTCGCCAAACCAAGATTCTGGGCGGTGTACTGGAACAGGAATGCGATGCGTTGTTTCGCGCCGTGCCGAAAGGGAAGTATCGCACAAAGGAGTGA
- a CDS encoding tetratricopeptide repeat protein encodes MPRGQESEPENPDNPSQGDSVKSIDGLRSPARVVWMSILVALAATTLVTARFSPRFVLWQGLSIAGDLPEPAAEFDRAIPSLAQLDNPWSPVTNPFHIVIGWRLLFPVIGHYLHLSHGAYLVLPQIGCLLVLALVAGLTYRRLGHWWPTFVVTALFTALPWFFVSCSWLTHFDSWLMIGLIVSAFVRSRTALALACLLVPWIDERFVLCLPATLAVRAIALGQVQRSAWREILGDLLVVALASAPYPAIRAVSWLYGDANSTTYVRNHWAELPTVPWYRFLDGMWSGYRVAWLVVVAGLLLAARLIPRKFAILLVVLELITAVGGLFIAWDMSRSMMMIAPMFVLSMWLWEEWRRSTITYSTDTADAEPVVAEEQIAPRPAAPRHANWLGLFLPAVLVANLIVPAYHMLWSTYWPVQTFYTEFGKWRDPPNVFRAVEYLHEARRLKEQGRTRDAVAMYDEALRAEGNYPLAYVERAMLRAELGDLGGAESDASEAVRRTPNYPFAFLLRGTLRAMNGERSAAADDLREALRVAPPNWEFRDETARRLAELTQ; translated from the coding sequence ATGCCGCGCGGTCAAGAATCCGAACCTGAAAATCCCGATAACCCGTCCCAGGGCGACTCCGTCAAATCGATCGACGGCCTGCGCTCACCGGCGCGCGTCGTATGGATGAGCATCCTTGTGGCACTGGCCGCCACGACGCTAGTCACCGCGAGATTCTCGCCCCGCTTCGTCTTATGGCAAGGGCTCTCGATCGCTGGTGATCTGCCGGAACCGGCCGCCGAATTCGACCGCGCGATCCCCTCGCTCGCGCAACTCGATAATCCCTGGTCCCCCGTCACGAATCCCTTTCATATCGTGATCGGATGGCGGCTTCTCTTTCCGGTCATTGGGCATTACCTGCATCTGTCGCACGGCGCCTACCTGGTGCTGCCGCAGATTGGCTGCCTGCTGGTACTGGCACTGGTCGCTGGGTTGACCTACCGCCGCTTGGGGCATTGGTGGCCGACATTCGTCGTGACGGCCCTCTTCACGGCGCTCCCCTGGTTTTTTGTCTCTTGCAGTTGGCTGACGCATTTCGATTCCTGGCTGATGATCGGCCTGATCGTCTCGGCGTTCGTTCGCTCGCGCACGGCGCTCGCCCTCGCCTGCCTGCTGGTTCCCTGGATCGACGAGCGCTTCGTTCTATGTCTACCTGCCACGCTGGCCGTCCGCGCGATCGCGCTGGGCCAGGTTCAGCGGAGCGCTTGGCGCGAAATCCTGGGCGACTTGCTCGTTGTTGCCTTGGCCAGTGCGCCGTATCCGGCAATTCGCGCCGTGAGCTGGCTGTACGGAGATGCCAACTCGACAACCTATGTCCGCAATCATTGGGCCGAGTTGCCGACCGTCCCTTGGTATCGATTCTTGGACGGCATGTGGAGCGGCTATCGCGTGGCGTGGCTGGTCGTTGTGGCCGGCTTGCTGCTGGCGGCACGTCTAATTCCGCGAAAGTTCGCGATCCTGCTGGTCGTACTCGAACTCATCACGGCCGTGGGCGGGCTGTTCATTGCGTGGGACATGTCGCGCTCGATGATGATGATCGCCCCGATGTTCGTGCTGTCGATGTGGTTGTGGGAGGAGTGGCGGCGATCCACGATCACATATTCGACTGACACCGCCGATGCCGAGCCGGTCGTAGCCGAGGAACAAATCGCACCACGACCGGCCGCGCCCAGGCATGCAAACTGGCTGGGGTTATTCTTGCCGGCGGTGCTGGTGGCGAATCTGATCGTGCCCGCCTATCACATGCTGTGGTCGACCTACTGGCCCGTGCAGACGTTTTACACCGAATTCGGCAAATGGCGCGATCCGCCTAACGTGTTCCGTGCGGTCGAGTATCTCCACGAGGCCCGTCGCTTAAAGGAACAAGGACGAACCCGTGACGCCGTGGCAATGTACGACGAAGCGCTGCGCGCCGAAGGCAATTACCCGCTGGCCTACGTCGAGAGAGCCATGCTGCGTGCCGAGCTCGGCGATCTCGGCGGAGCCGAAAGCGATGCCAGCGAGGCTGTGCGGCGGACGCCAAATTACCCGTTTGCATTTCTGTTGCGTGGCACACTGCGCGCCATGAACGGCGAGAGATCGGCGGCCGCCGATGACCTGCGTGAAGCACTCCGCGTCGCGCCTCCGAACTGGGAGTTCCGCGACGAAACAGCCCGCCGCCTGGCCGAGCTGACGCAATAG
- a CDS encoding PQQ-dependent sugar dehydrogenase: protein MKFEKILATAAVAALALTIGVARLPAAELDTRPLPIKVDVAFPQIKWPGWTSSEDSGVIDPLRPILLTHAGDGTNRVFIPTQQGVIYVLPNDQQGTKAEVFLDLHDKVSYNDKTNEEGFLGLAFHPKFRENGQFFAYYTNKSKPHQNVVARFRVSKDNPNKADPASEESLLVFDKPFWNHDGGTLAFGPDGLLYIAVGDGGLGGDPFGNGQKKSTLLGKILRIDVDHKDGDLPYAIPKDNPFVADKEARGEIYAFGLRNVWRLAFDPKTKVLWAADVGQDTWEEIDLIEKGGNYGWNIREALHPFVKKGGKPPEDTSKPAGLIDPIFEYHHDIGKSITGGFVYRGHNVPELDGAYLYADYVSGKLWALWYDADKKVVTANREIPLPKSIPVMSFGEDEKGEVYFMTYSPEGQGVYRFTRAD from the coding sequence ATGAAGTTCGAGAAGATTCTGGCAACGGCGGCAGTCGCCGCCCTTGCCCTGACGATCGGGGTTGCTCGCTTGCCGGCCGCCGAGCTCGACACGCGCCCGCTGCCCATCAAGGTCGACGTAGCCTTTCCGCAGATAAAATGGCCCGGCTGGACCAGCAGCGAAGATTCCGGCGTGATCGATCCGCTGCGCCCGATCCTGCTGACGCATGCCGGAGACGGTACGAACCGCGTCTTCATTCCCACGCAGCAGGGCGTGATCTACGTTTTGCCGAACGATCAGCAAGGGACGAAGGCCGAGGTCTTCCTCGATCTGCACGACAAGGTCAGCTACAACGACAAGACGAACGAAGAAGGATTTCTCGGCCTCGCGTTTCATCCCAAGTTTCGTGAGAACGGCCAGTTCTTCGCTTACTACACGAATAAGAGCAAGCCACATCAAAACGTCGTGGCTCGCTTTCGCGTAAGCAAGGACAATCCGAACAAGGCCGATCCCGCGTCGGAAGAATCGCTGCTCGTTTTCGACAAGCCTTTCTGGAACCACGACGGCGGCACGCTGGCGTTCGGCCCCGACGGATTGCTCTACATCGCAGTGGGTGACGGTGGCCTGGGGGGCGACCCCTTCGGCAATGGACAGAAGAAATCGACGCTGCTGGGCAAGATCCTCCGCATCGACGTCGATCACAAAGACGGCGACCTGCCGTACGCGATTCCCAAGGATAATCCGTTCGTCGCTGACAAAGAGGCGCGCGGCGAGATTTACGCCTTCGGCCTGCGTAATGTCTGGCGGCTGGCCTTCGATCCCAAGACCAAGGTCCTCTGGGCGGCCGACGTCGGCCAGGACACGTGGGAAGAGATCGACCTGATCGAAAAAGGGGGCAACTACGGCTGGAACATTCGCGAGGCCCTGCACCCGTTCGTGAAGAAGGGGGGCAAGCCGCCCGAGGATACCTCGAAGCCCGCAGGCTTGATCGACCCCATTTTTGAATACCATCACGACATCGGCAAATCGATTACCGGCGGCTTCGTCTATCGCGGCCACAACGTGCCGGAGCTCGACGGAGCCTACCTGTACGCCGATTATGTTTCTGGCAAGCTATGGGCGCTGTGGTACGACGCTGACAAAAAGGTGGTCACCGCCAACCGCGAGATCCCGCTCCCCAAGAGCATTCCGGTAATGTCCTTCGGCGAGGACGAAAAGGGAGAAGTCTACTTCATGACGTACTCACCCGAGGGGCAAGGCGTCTATCGTTTCACACGCGCCGACTGA